Proteins from one Malania oleifera isolate guangnan ecotype guangnan chromosome 4, ASM2987363v1, whole genome shotgun sequence genomic window:
- the LOC131153856 gene encoding uncharacterized protein LOC131153856, which yields MDPIKYVFEKSAVTGQVARWQMLLMEYDISYVTKKAINGSVIAEYLDERAVEDYQPMEFKFPDQDIDSLTQGEEDLEEWMMLFDGAVNVWGHGIGAVLISPDGKHYPVVAKLIFPCTNNIAKYEACILGLQTSLDWGVKRLTVRGDSTLVIH from the coding sequence ATGGACCCAATCAAGTACGTTTTTGAAAAGTCTGCAGTAACTGGACAAGTAGCACGATGGCAGATGTTGTTGATGGAATATGATATTTCTTATGTCACCAAGAAAGCTATCAATGGTAGTGTCATTGCGGAATACCTAGATGAAAGAGCCGTGGAGGATTACCAACCTATGGAGTTCAAATTCCCAGACCAAGATATAGACTCCCTAACCCAAGGGGAAGAAGACCTCGAAGAATGGATGATGTTGTTTGATGGGGCAGTCAATGTTTGGGGACATGGGATAGGCGCGGTGCTCATATCACCAGATGGGAAACATTATCCGGTGGTAGCTAAGCTCATCTTCCCTTGTACTAACAACATAGCCAAATACGAGGCATGTATATTGGGTTTGCAAACCTCTTTGGATTGGGGTGTCAAGCGACTAACAGTAAGAGGAGACTCGACCTTGGTCATCCACTAG